One genomic region from Cucumis melo cultivar AY chromosome 9, USDA_Cmelo_AY_1.0, whole genome shotgun sequence encodes:
- the LOC103482662 gene encoding IRK-interacting protein, which yields MAAPSPTSFISSSHFTPIQECDREEREDTSAAAGGCTDLGTSPKLYPTPLNRNMNGKSQTVKKRSESESDSVSSSDGPVSCNRCRPHAREKISVVPLDNSNGVNKQTYFSMASPNGIFKSLISSLTRKSPKSINESSALTAREEQWRAAVTELSQKLVQATRKRDEAVMEASRLKYAMAELEKKLDKLETYCHSLKSGIEECSGNSPCQIGKYNQIQSFQQSNQKQVIEHFLVSVSESRSSIRLLSRSLTLQLRHVGAKVYERISLLLQPYDIKISFSKNPRSMLFYLEALLNQAFFEDFESIGFQKNASTQVLNPIERCEANFECFNFLHELTWEEVLSKGTKHFSEDFSRFCDRKMSEIVAMLGWNRAWPEPLLQAFFSASKSVWLLHLLANSVHPNLPIFRVEKEADFDSVYMEDMGGDKARKLIPSLVRIMISPGFYVYGSVVKCKVLCRYNAAAASAVTAPVLSP from the exons ATGGCTGCTCCTTCACCCActtccttcatttcttcttccCATTTCACGCCG ATTCAAGAATGCGACAGAGAAGAGCGGGAGGATACCTCAGCCGCCGCCGGTGGATGTACGGACCTGGGAACTAGTCCGAAGCTTTACCCGACGCCCTTGAATCGGAACATGAATGGGAAATCACAGACGGTTAAGAAACGGTCCGAGTCGGAGTCTGATTCTGTCTCCAGTTCTGACGGGCCGGTGTCGTGTAACCGGTGTCGTCCTCACGCAAGGGAGAAGATCTCTGTCGTTCCTTTGGATAACAGCAATGGTGTTAATAAACAAACGTATTTCTCCATGGCGAGTCCTAATGGTATTTTCAAATCGCTAATTTCTTCGTTAACGCGTAAGAGTCCGAAATCGATTAATGAGTCTTCGGCTCTCACGGCTCGAGAGGAGCAATGGAGAGCTGCCGTGACGGAGTTGTCGCAGAAGCTAGTTCAGGCGACAAGGAAGAGAGATGAGGCTGTTATGGAAGCTTCTAGATTAAAATACGCCATGGCTGAACTGGAGAAAAAACTGGACAAACTCGAGACGTATTGCCATAGTTTGAAATCCGGGATCGAAGAATGTAGCGGTAATTCGCCTTGCCAAATTGGGAAGTATAATCAAATCCAGAGTTTTCAACAGAGTAATCAGAAGCAAGTAATAGAACATTTCTTAGTTTCGGTATCGGAATCTCGATCTTCGATTCGTCTTCTTAGTCGTTCACTGACTCTGCAACTCCGTCACGTCGGAGCCAAAGTATACGAACGAAtttcccttcttcttcaaccttacGATATCAAAATCTCATTCTCCAAAAACCCTAGAAGCATGCTTTTCTACCTTGAAGCTCTACTCAACCAAGCATTCTTCGAGGATTTCGAATCAATTGGATTTCAAAAGAACGCATCGACTCAAGTTCTAAATCCAATCGAAAGATGCGAAGCGAATTTCGAATGTTTCAATTTTCTCCATGAATTAACCTGGGAGGAGGTTCTAAGCAAAGGCACAAAGCATTTCAGCGAGGATTTCAGCCGGTTTTGCGACCGGAAAATGAGCGAGATCGTGGCGATGCTGGGATGGAACAGAGCCTGGCCGGAGCCGCTGCTGCAGGCGTTCTTCAGCGCGTCGAAGAGCGTGTGGCTTCTGCACCTATTAGCAAACTCCGTACATCCAAATCTGCCAATTTTCAGAGTGGAGAAAGAAGCCGATTTCGATTCCGTTTACATGGAGGACATGGGCGGCGATAAGGCAAGAAAGCTGATACCGTCGTTGGTCAGAATAATGATTTCCCCTGGTTTCTATGTTTACGGCAGTGTAGTTAAATGCAAGGTGTTGTGCAGGTATAACGCCGCGGCCGCCTCCGCCGTAACCGCCCCCGTATTGTCACCGTAA